A window of Candidatus Falkowbacteria bacterium genomic DNA:
CGGTCATCCTCATTGTCCAAATTGTGGCGCAGAGGTATCGAGGCAAACTGTTGAAGAAATTGTAGAAAAGATTTGGAAAATTAATAACAAAATTAATGTCACCATTTTAGCCCCTATTATTAGGGAGCAAAAAGGAGCACACAGAAAGGTTCTTGAAGAAATTCGCAAGGCTAATTATTATCAAGTTCGTTTTGATGGCATTATTTATAATATCGAAGAGGTTGATCAATTAGAAATCGATAAACAAAAGCAACATACAATTGAGGTTGTAGTTGATAGAGTTTTACTTGATGGTGACAAAGACACCAAAGACCAACTATTCGAGTCAACAAAAGTTGCCGCTGATTTAGGTAATGGTTTAGTGGTTATGCTCCGTTCAGACAAACAAATTGATACTTTGTTTAGTCAGTTTTATACTTGCCCTAAATGTGATATAGATCTGCCAGAAATTGAACTGCGCAGTTTTTCTTTTAATTCACCATTTGGAGCTTGTTCAGCTTGTACAGGTCTGGGTGTGAAAATGGAAGTTGATCCTGAACTGGTGATTAGTAATCCACGATTAACTCTTGCTCAAGGGGCTATCAAACCGTGGACAAAGATTTTTTCAAATCAAACTGCAATTTGGCAGCTTTTGGCAGGTGTTGCCAAGCGTCATCGTTTTTCTATTGATATGCCAGTTGAAAAATTAACCAAGCGTGCTTTAGCTATTGTTATGAATGGTACCGGTGATGAGGAATATGAAATTGGTAGCAAGACAATGGTCTTTGAGGGGGTATTACCAGGATTGGACAAAAAACATAGAGAAACTGATTCTGATTATATTCGTAAAGAAATTGAAAAATATATGCGACAGCATGTATGTAGTGAGTGTGCCGGTGAACGATTGAAAAAGGAAAGTTTAGCTGTGACGGTAGGTGGTATGTCTATTGTTGAGTTTACTGAAGTTTCAGTAGTAGAATTAAAAACTTCAATTAATGAACTTTTAAGAAGTATTAAATATAAAGGTGGAAAGATACCCAAAAAAGATTTTACTTATATCAAAGAGCCAGTCAACGATATTGAATTCAAGATTGCAGGCGCGATTATCAAGGAAGTTGAACGTCGTGTCGGTTTTTTAGAAAATGTTGGTCTGGGTTATTTAACTTTGGGCCGGAATTCTAATACTTTGTCCGGTGGGGAAGCGCAAAGAATCAGATTGGCGACTCAGTTAGGATCATCTTTGTCTGAAGTTATTTATGTTTTGGATGAGCCGTCAATAGGACTTCATCCAGCTGACAATAATAAATTGATTAATACATTAAAAAATCTGCGCGACAAGGGAAATTCAGTAGTAGTGGTTGAACATGATGAGGATATGATGAAAAGCGCAGATCATATAATTGATATTGGTCCTGGAGCAGGTATTTACGGAGGTGAAGTAGTTTCTCAGGGTACAATTGAGCAAGTAAAAAAATGTACTAAATCTTTGACTGGAAAATATCTATCCGGCAAAGAAAAAATAGAAGTTTTGCAAAAAGAAAAAAGAGGAAACGGGAAATTCATTGAAATCAAAGGCGCAAAAGCACATAACTTAAAAAACCTTGATGTTAAAATCCCATTAGGTAAGTTGGTTGCCATTACCGGTGTATCAGGTTCAGGTAAGTCTTCATTGATGACTGATATTTTATCTAAGGCTTTATCTCGATATTTTTATAGATCTAAGGATTTACCAGCAGAACACAAGGAAATTAGAGGCTTGGAAAATGTTGATAAAGTTATTACTATTGATCAGTCGCCAATTGGTAGAACTCCTCGTTCAAACCCGGCCACCTATACTGGCGTGTTTACTTATATTCGTGATTTATTTACTCAAGTTCCAGAAGCTAAAATTAAAGGGTATGATGCCGGCCGATTCAGCTTTAATGTAAAGGGCGGTCGTTGTGAAGCTTGTGGTGGTGATGGTTTAATAAAGATTGAAATGCAGTTTTTACCGGATGTTTATGTTGAATGTCAGGAATGTAAGGGCCGACGTTATAATAAGAAAACTTTGGAGATTCATTATAGAGGAAAAAATATTGCTGATGTCCTAGAAATGACCGTGGCGGAAGCTAAAATTTTCTTTGGTGACACACCGATCCTCAATGAGAAGTTAACTGTTCTGGGGGAAGTTGGTCTTGGTTACTTAACGCTAGGTCAGCCAGCTACAACACTTTCTGGTGGTGAAGCGCAAAGAATTAAACTGGCGACAGAATTATCTCGCTATGCAACTGGGAAAACTTTGTACATTCTAGATGAACCGACAACCGGACTTCATTTCGATGATATTAAAAGACTATTATATATTCTTAACCGATTAGCAGATAAGGGAAATACAGTTTTGATTATTGAACACAATTTAGATGTTATTAAGAACTGTGATTGGATAATTGACCTTGGTCCAGAGGGCGGAGATAAGGGTGGTGAGATTATGGCGGAAGGGACACCCAAAGATATTGCCAAAGCTGCGAAATCAATCACCGGTCAATATTTAAAGAAAATAGTGAAATAGAGTTAAGTTTGAATATTATATTTGTTAAAAATAAAAAAATACCCAAATATGATGAATTGGGTATTTTTTGTTTTAAATATTTTAGGATTGACGGTTTCAATAAATAATGGTAAGGTTTTGGGTGAAATGTGCTGGTCTATTTTTAATTACGGGAGGATTAAATGAAACAGAATAAAAAATTGATCGAGCAAGTTGATGAACTTTTAAATTTTAGAGGAGATACAAGGCTTCGAATTGAGAAACTGTACGACTTCTTTGTGTCATTGACTAATGATGAACGAGAAGTTGTATTGCCTTATTATTTTGAGCGTTGTCATCTGTGTGGTATTGCTTCAGGTAAAGAAATTAAGGGAGATGGAACAATTAGTGTCCAATCTCAGGAAAGTGTAATTCCAGATCTTACGCAGTGGTTGCATGAAGAGGTAGTCTCAAACAAGGGATTGTCTAGTTCAAAGTTTGCTGAGAAGGCCTGGAAAAAGATTCAATCGTATAAGTCAGAAGAGAAAAGGCAAGCAGCTTTGCTTATCTTAGCAAGTGTGTCAGTAATTCCTCATGTTCCATTTAAGTCTCCTAAAAGTACATTATCAACAGAACGATTTCAGGAGTTAGGTGCAAAACTTCGGCGAGAGATTGCTCAGGTTAGACGAGTGACGCTAATATTCGAAGAAGTTTTAGAAGATTTTGCTCCAGCGGGGCAGTATTTGGAAAAGGTTTTTTCTGAGGTAGAAGATAGTAACGGTAGGGCCGTTTTATTTGCTCATTTGATTCGATTTTTGCGCATCGTTACTTTGTATGAGCAAGATGAAAAGCTCAATTGGAGCGATGAACAAAAAGATGCACTTGGGCAAGTCTTAATTGACATGGATATTGCGGATTATCCTTTGCTTGAAAACATGAACGCAAAGGCGAAAGAGGCAAAAGAAGGTGCGGGAGTTAAGGTTCTTGTTTCTGCTGACAAGGCAGGCAAAGAAACTGAGATTTTCCATGTCTACGTTTATCGACTTGCCCGAATGAAAAAGCAGCACCCTGATTATTATGAAGCTTACACCAAGGCAAAGGAAATTGCTGAAAGTTTAAGTGAAGAAGATACTCCGGGCAGAATAGAAAAAAGCCTTAAAATAGTGAATTTGCTTTACTCCTTTGAAGAGGAAAAGAATCCTGGCTACGCAGAATATTTTGAGGCTTCTTGGTTGTTTGCAAATCACTTGTCGGCGCTTTGTCTTGAGTTTTACGAAGGGCTATTTCAGCGATTGGTAGGTGGAGAAAAGGTTGGCGCAGATGATTTTGTTCCAATGCCGTGCATTGGTTTAAAGATGAGTGACGGTTTTCTTTCTGAGGACCAGGGAGCTACTGTTACCACCGAAGAAGGAAGCGTTTATCGACTTGAGAAAGGTAAAGCTAGTCGAATAACACCTTTTTCTAGCGCACTTGAACAAATTAATGAGCTTTGGTACAAGGCAGTTTGTTGTTTGGATGTTGCCTGGGAAAATGCCGGACGAGAAGCGAGCTGGTCAAGGCAAACTGTTTTGAAATTTCAGATACCTGATATTGCTGCAGATCTAACTCGAGTGGTAAACCAATTGGTCAGAAATCTAGCTTATTACAGTTTCTGGGAGAGAGATTTAGTCACTGGCTTTGATGATGAAGTTGAGCTACGTGAACTATTCATGGAGCGGTTCGTTCTTCGTTCACCAGTTGTTGGCTTCCACCTTGAAAAGTTTTTAACGTCGGGTAAAGAGACGTTAGAACATACAATTGCAAAACACACTTTTATTTCTAAAGAGGCAAAGGATTTAGCCTTGGCAGAATATAGAGAGGTTTGTTCTTGGTTAGGCATAAAAGGAAAATTCTAGAAAACAAAAATGTCACCCAATCTTCGGTGACATTTTTTATTTAAGCTTTTAATCTTTGATCTCTCGGAGTTTTTTGTGCTTAGTTCGAATATAGTTGATCTTGGCTCGGCGTACTTTGAATCTCTTTACTACTTCAATCTTTTTAACAGTTGGAGAATGTAGTGGGAAAATCTTTTCTACAGATATCCCGCTTGATTCTTTTCTAACGGTTACAGTAGCATTGATACCTTTGCCGTGCTTACGACCCAAAACTGTTCCTTCGAAAACCTGAACTCTTTTCTTTTCTTCACCTTTAGGATTGAACTCCGTAATCTCCTGGTGAACGCGAACTAAAGTTCCTGCTTGAACGGCTGGAAAAGTTCGGTCTATTTTTTCTTCCTTGTCCTTCGAAGCTTTAGGCGAAGAAGGGTCAATTTTTTTTGTAGCTTTTTCTTCTTTGTTGTCTTCAGTTGGTTTTTTGGCAACTGGCTTTTTATCTTCTGGCATATTAGTTTATAGAGTAAGATGAGCGAGACGAGTGAAACGAGCGAGACTAGTCGTTTTTTTGTTTTACTGGTCTTGCTAGTTTTGCTAGTCTTGCTAAATTATTAACTGAAATTTAGTATAATCTATTCTGTAAAATAAGTCAAGCTTTAGTTATTTTCAATAATTTCCTTAACTTTATTGGTAGCTTCATCAACTTTTCCTTCTTCGTTGACGATTTTGAAATCATATTCATCAGCTTGCTTTAATTCTCCTGGTACTTTTATCCAGCGTTTTTCAAAAGCTTCATCGGTCATTGGTCTTTGGCGAATTCGGCCCTTAAGGTTTTCTAAATTGTCAGGTAAAATAAAGATTGACTTCGCTTTAGGAAATATAGCTTTCGTGCTTCGAACACCATTGACATCCAAAAGGGACATTGCTATTTTTCCGTTTTGCCAAATAGCTTCTAGATCTTTTCGGCTATTACCGTACCAATTACCGTAGTGTTCGTCATGTTCAAAAAACTCACCAGCTTGTAATTTTTTTTCAAATTCATTCCGACTGACAAAATGATAATCTTCACCATCTTTTTCTCCTGGTCTTGGTTCACGGGTTACATAAGTTACGAGTCGTTCCAGATTTGGCATTTGTTCCAAAAGTTTGTAGGCAATTGTAGTTTTGCCGACACCGGAAGTGCCGGAGATTAGGAATAACTTATTGTTCATATGTATTTTACGATTTTTTGCTAAATAGCATTCGTTTGTATTCATCAGTAACATCTTTAATTATACTTTGGATCAAAGCATTTGTTGTGTTTTTAGAATCGAAATTTTTGGTAGGTTTGCAACCATCTCGGACTCTATCTCTTTCAATGTCCTCTATGTTGAATTTTATTCTCAGCTTAGCCACTATGTTGTTTTCCTTGTTGTCATGACAGATGTTCAATTGAAGAAGCTCGTCCATCTTTTCTTGAATTGAATTTTTAACTTGTTTAACGGATGGTCTAGGTTCGCTTTGATATAGTGTTTGTATTTCATTAGTTAAAACCGTGCGCAAAGTTTCTTTGATCAAATTTAAAGTAAATCCAGAGTGTTGAAATAAAAATAATCGTTCATCTTGAAAAAATTTAGTAGCATCTTCTGTCGTTTTACATTCATATGGGTGATTGATTTTTTTGGTAAAAGGACAGGCTGCTATTCTTTTGACTAAGAGGTCTGCAATCTTTTTTTCGTCCATTGATTCTAATACTTCATCAAGTTCCAGTAGTTCAGGTGTATCTTCTTCATGGCTGTAGCTGTTGTCAATTGCATCGGCTAGCTCCAAGGTATGCTTCATCCCCCAAGTGTTGAGGCGCAAGGCGTCAAAAGTGTTGCCTTCGCTTAGGTGTAAGTAAAAAATTATTTCATCAATGGCGGCACTCATACGTGTGCCTTCCTTTTCTTCATCAGAAGAAACAAATGGAGGTCGTAATTCAAAAGTTAAACGTAGGATTTTTTTCACATCCTTTTTGGCACTATAGGGTAGATTTTGTTCTTCAAGTTTTTGGTGAACAAGTTGATTGATTTTTCGGCTTTTTTCTTGTAGTTCTTTTAATCTAGCCTGGTACTCAGGCCCCATGTCAACCACAACAGGTTTGTGATCATGGAAGCGTAATTTTTTCCCCTCAGGCAAATCATCCGGCTTTGAGTATTCCTCTATTGAGGCTGGACGCATTTTCATATTTTTAAATAAATAATAAGGCGAAACAAGGCTAAATAAGGTAACAAGGTTCAACTCAAGAAGTGAATTCACTAAATTCGCTTGGCAGCTCAGCTTCAAAAGTTTGCTTTTCTCCTTGCATATCAGTAAAAGTTAATTCTCTGGCGTGAAGCATAATTCTGCCAGGGTTTAGTTTGGTCTTTTCTTTGAATTTGTATAGATGGTCACCAACTATTGGATATTGGAGTGCAAAAAAGTGAACACGAATTTGATTTGTTCTACCAGTTAGAAGTTCAACTTCAATTAAGGTTGCTTTGTCGTATCGTTCAAGTACTTTGTAGTTTGTTAATGAAGGGCGCCCCTTTCCTGAGCCAGCTGGATGGGCAGCCATGCGACCGCCTTCAGCGCTACGGCCGATTTCAAAATCGATTGTTCCTGCGTCTTGAGTCAATTTTCCATGAACTAGGGCAGTATATTTCTTGGTAATGATTCTTTTTTGAAATTGACTTTTGTAATATTCAAATGAATCTTGATTGAAGGCGATTAGCATTATACCAGAAACATCTCTATCTAGTCTGTGAACAATACCAGGGCGAAAGGTTTGGTCATTCTTTTCTAAAGAAATTGAATCAGCAATTTTTCTGATTTTTGGATATTTTTTAACTAGCCAGTCAACTAAAGTCGGAACAGTTGAGGTCGGTGTTTCATGCACAAGTAGTTTTGCTGGTTTCTCGATGATTAAATAATCAGTATTTTTGTGAATGATTTTCGGAGTTAGGTTTTTTGGAAAAGGTTTCTCAAGCAACTTCTCTTTTAGTTGTTGAAGTTTGGACATTTTGGTCAATTCAATTTCTTTGCTTCTTCTTTCCATCTCTTCAGTTGGAGAAACTGAAACTTTGTCTTGTAGATGAAGAAATTGGTGGACTTTAGCTGGTTTATCATTTACCAAAATTAGGCCATTTAGGATGGCTTTTTTAATTTGACTACGACTCTGTTCGATTTTTTCAGTTAGGAATTTGTCCAGTCGTACGTCTACTTGTGTTTCATCTACAATAAAATGTTTCATATAGGCTTATACTAGCATGAATTGGCGAAATTTACAAGGTTAAACTAAGAACCCTCCGTATTACGAAGGGTTTTGTGATTTGTTTAGTGTTGAAGTCTTATCTTTTGATTGATAAGCCAGTTTTTTTGTCTACGAAGCGAGGAGAAGTGTTAACAGAATGTTTGGGTTTTGAAACGGGTGGAGGAGCTTTGGTTTTTGAGTTTCCGCTCATAGCGGCTAAAGCGATTCCTACTACTGCAAGAGTTTCCAAAATTGCCATTGTTTTCTCCGTTTTTGAAAGGAAGTGGTGAACTTCTTTTGTTTAGGGCTTCTTTGAAAAGAGAAAGAGATTGTAGTTGTCAATTCATATGATACCTCCTTTAATTATATATATTTATAAGGAACTGTTTCACTAGTATTGTATACTTTATATTAATTGTTATTAGTATTTACCAACATTGATTTTTTATAATTGTTTAATTTTAGGTTAAATTCTGGATTAAGTAATTTTCTGTTCGTAAATAATGACAGAATATGCTACAATTATTATATATGGAAAAAGAGCATGCTCTAATTCAACAGCTTAGAAAGATTGGTTTAAAGCAAAAAGCATCTGAAGTTTATGCTGCTCTTTTAGAATTAAAGGGGGCACACCCAAGTAGGGTTGCGGAGTACACTGGTTTAAATCGTAGTACTGTTTATAAGCTTTTAGTTGAATTGTCAATAAAGGGATTGGTAAGTGAATTGCAAAAAAAGGGTAAGTTATATTATCAAATTGAAAATCCAAAGCGTTTAGTTAAGTTTGCTAAAGATCAGGTCAAGTTGGCAGGTGAAAGATTGGAAAATGCAAAAAAAGCTTTACCAGATTTCGTTGAGTTAATACAATTATCGCCAGTTCGGCCTAAAATTCGTTTTGCTGATGGGTTAACAGGTTTGATGAGTTTGTATGAAAGTCATGTTTTGGAAAAAGAACCATATGAGATGCTTGGTATTAGTAATACAACTGAATTGACTAAAGTTTTCCCCAAAAAATTTGTATTGGATTACATTAATAAAAAAAAGAAATTAGGAATTGGTGGCCGGGCGATTTTTCCGGACTGTGAGAAAGATAAAAATTACTTAAAAGAATATTACAAGAATTATCCTAAGAAGATATTGCCTCAAATTAAATATGTCCCAGCGAAAATTTTTCCTTACAGAAATGAAATTACAATATACGGAAAAAACAAAGTTTCAATTATCAATTTTAAACAAAAGGATACAGTCGGAATAATCATCGAAGATCAAACTATTCATGATATGATGCGCATGATTTTTGAATTAGCCTGGACTGGAGCTACGGAATTTGCTAAACTTAAATAAGAGAAAAATAATAAAAGAATAACAATTTTATGAAAAAACTTCTTTTGGTGTATGCTTTAATTTTAGTTGTGGGAGTGGGTTTCTTGAGCGTAGATTTTGTGCAATCAAAATCCATGGCAGAGAGCCTAAGCGGAAAAATTTTACTTCAGGTTGAGGACAATGGTGAGGCCTGGTACGTGTATCCAGGTGAATTAACTCGTTATTATTTAGGAAGACCTGCAGATGCCTTTGATATTATGCGTGATTTAGGTTTGGGAGTAAGTGAAGCGGATTATACTCAATTCGATGGTACTGCTCCTAGTAATTTGGCTGGTAAAATCCTTCTTCGTGTAGAAGCTAATGGCGAGGCTTACTATGTTTATCCTAATGATCTGAAATTGTATTATCTTGGGCGACCAGCTGATGCCTTTGATATTATGCGTAGTTTAGGTTTAGGCATTACTAATGTTAACTTGGAAGAAGTTGCAGTGGCTCCAAAGTCTAAAACTGTGCTAACTGCATTGGATAATTTAATTAAGAGTGTTTACTCTTGTAGCGTTTGTGGTATGGGAGAAAAATGTGTAGCTGGAAGTTGTCAGGCTGTAGCTTTAACGAATACAAGTTACTGTGGAAATTTTGTCTGCGAGGCGGGGGAGTCGTACGATGGTTCAGCTCAAACTGGAAACTTTACTCAATGCGCAGTTGATTGCAGTGCGCCATGTACGGATGATAATTGCAATGAGTATGTTCGCGTAGATTGTGGTTGTAGCGAGTCCGCAGAACTTTCAGCGAGGCACGGTTGTGTATCTGACGCACCAGCTTGTACCAGTTGTGGAACTCAAGCAACTTTATTTCCTGAATTGTTATCCATTCAAACAGAAATTGTTAAATGCTTAGAAGATTATTTTCAGTTTAGACCAGCAAAGATGGTTTATAAGGTTTTTAATAACCCGACCTTGGACAAGTGCACCTTGCCCGAGGGTTGTGATGGATTTGAAGGTGGTTCTGGTGGTCCGGACTATGTGATGTTTCACAATCTAGATGGCTTTCGAGAATACAATCAAGTCGTGCCAACAAAGCCAGAACATTTAACGGCGGATGTACACGAAACAACTCACTATTTCCTGTATCAAATGTTGCATGGTGTCCCATCATGGTTTCATGAAGCAATTGCGATTCAAACCAATGAACGGTTAGATTGTACTGATAGACAAATGGAGCTTGGAGATTCTTATCTTAATGAAAAGGGAGTTAATACCGGTGGCATTGTTATGGGAAATGATAGATTTTTAGATTATGGTTTTTATAGAGATTTTCGTGACGGTAAGGTTAGTCTAACAACAGCACAAAAAGATAATCATTATCTTACTGCTTCATTGTTTTTAATGGGATTGAAGGAAGAATATAGCTGTGGATTTGAATGTGTTGGCGATACAGTTATTAAACTGAAGGAATTTGAACAAACTCAATGTCGAACGGGCTCAGGTTCAAACTGTGCTATTAGTAATTATCAGGACACTTGGGGACTTGGCTGGCTTGATGGTAGCGAATTAAAAGCCAATAAAGTGATTAAACAAAAGTTTGAGGATGTGATTGGTAAAGATATTTCAAGTTTACTTGATTTGGTTGGTTTGGATTATTAAATTCAATTTATGATATTGTAGGGACCGCATACCGTGCGGTCCCTTTTTATCCAAAACAACCGTGGTTTTATTCACTAGAGTTGCTAATTTAAGTAAAATCTATTATAATAGTTATAGAAATTTGAAACTAGAAAATAGAAACTTTAGTAGTGGGGAGTTGTAAAATTACTTAAATAGTACAATTTTTATATTCCTGTATTTTTATTATTTTAAACTTATGGAACAAACTTACATTAAAGATTTTTCAGAAAAATTAGATCAGGAGGTTTTAATCAAAGGCTGGGTTTATAATTTCCGTTCATCTGGCAAGATTGCGTTTTTACAAGTTCGTGATGGTTCCGGATTTACGCAGGCAGTTGTAGCAAAAGATTCAGTTGACGAGGATTCTTGGCAGGTCATTGAACAAATGATGCAAGAAAGTTCAGTTGAAGTTGTAGGTACCGTTTCGAAACATCCGAAAAAGGAAGAGTACGAACTTCAAGTCAAAAAATTAAATTTTATCCAAAGATCTGAGGAATACCCAATTGGTAATAAAGAGCACGGGCCGGATTTTTTGATGGAAA
This region includes:
- the uvrA gene encoding excinuclease ABC subunit UvrA, giving the protein MSNKISIKGAKVNNLKNIDIDIPRNKLVVITGLSGSGKSSLAFDTIYAEGQRRYVESLSSYARQFLEVKEKPDVDQITGLSPAIAIDQRFSAQNPRSTVGTITEVYDLLRLMFSRIGHPHCPNCGAEVSRQTVEEIVEKIWKINNKINVTILAPIIREQKGAHRKVLEEIRKANYYQVRFDGIIYNIEEVDQLEIDKQKQHTIEVVVDRVLLDGDKDTKDQLFESTKVAADLGNGLVVMLRSDKQIDTLFSQFYTCPKCDIDLPEIELRSFSFNSPFGACSACTGLGVKMEVDPELVISNPRLTLAQGAIKPWTKIFSNQTAIWQLLAGVAKRHRFSIDMPVEKLTKRALAIVMNGTGDEEYEIGSKTMVFEGVLPGLDKKHRETDSDYIRKEIEKYMRQHVCSECAGERLKKESLAVTVGGMSIVEFTEVSVVELKTSINELLRSIKYKGGKIPKKDFTYIKEPVNDIEFKIAGAIIKEVERRVGFLENVGLGYLTLGRNSNTLSGGEAQRIRLATQLGSSLSEVIYVLDEPSIGLHPADNNKLINTLKNLRDKGNSVVVVEHDEDMMKSADHIIDIGPGAGIYGGEVVSQGTIEQVKKCTKSLTGKYLSGKEKIEVLQKEKRGNGKFIEIKGAKAHNLKNLDVKIPLGKLVAITGVSGSGKSSLMTDILSKALSRYFYRSKDLPAEHKEIRGLENVDKVITIDQSPIGRTPRSNPATYTGVFTYIRDLFTQVPEAKIKGYDAGRFSFNVKGGRCEACGGDGLIKIEMQFLPDVYVECQECKGRRYNKKTLEIHYRGKNIADVLEMTVAEAKIFFGDTPILNEKLTVLGEVGLGYLTLGQPATTLSGGEAQRIKLATELSRYATGKTLYILDEPTTGLHFDDIKRLLYILNRLADKGNTVLIIEHNLDVIKNCDWIIDLGPEGGDKGGEIMAEGTPKDIAKAAKSITGQYLKKIVK
- the rplS gene encoding 50S ribosomal protein L19; the encoded protein is MPEDKKPVAKKPTEDNKEEKATKKIDPSSPKASKDKEEKIDRTFPAVQAGTLVRVHQEITEFNPKGEEKKRVQVFEGTVLGRKHGKGINATVTVRKESSGISVEKIFPLHSPTVKKIEVVKRFKVRRAKINYIRTKHKKLREIKD
- the gmk gene encoding guanylate kinase, whose translation is MNNKLFLISGTSGVGKTTIAYKLLEQMPNLERLVTYVTREPRPGEKDGEDYHFVSRNEFEKKLQAGEFFEHDEHYGNWYGNSRKDLEAIWQNGKIAMSLLDVNGVRSTKAIFPKAKSIFILPDNLENLKGRIRQRPMTDEAFEKRWIKVPGELKQADEYDFKIVNEEGKVDEATNKVKEIIENN
- a CDS encoding RluA family pseudouridine synthase; the encoded protein is MKHFIVDETQVDVRLDKFLTEKIEQSRSQIKKAILNGLILVNDKPAKVHQFLHLQDKVSVSPTEEMERRSKEIELTKMSKLQQLKEKLLEKPFPKNLTPKIIHKNTDYLIIEKPAKLLVHETPTSTVPTLVDWLVKKYPKIRKIADSISLEKNDQTFRPGIVHRLDRDVSGIMLIAFNQDSFEYYKSQFQKRIITKKYTALVHGKLTQDAGTIDFEIGRSAEGGRMAAHPAGSGKGRPSLTNYKVLERYDKATLIEVELLTGRTNQIRVHFFALQYPIVGDHLYKFKEKTKLNPGRIMLHARELTFTDMQGEKQTFEAELPSEFSEFTS